One Drechmeria coniospora strain ARSEF 6962 chromosome 01, whole genome shotgun sequence genomic region harbors:
- a CDS encoding ABC transporter → MKSPSIAYDNGEATTLMGIDAEILDSVTEMMHETWAQVIEVLVGIGLLARQVGWIWPLPLILIYSLPKGLEQRNTRSFSGNKLCARRIQELRKLELYAASKLGWIMVYYNASANALGIFSPAITLVIYAVLASTRGDALNTETAFTTMAILSMVTHPANMIMTIVPRAMAAFAAFERIQSFLLRRYSQASRGSLPPIASQTFSGVPGHAERPSIAIQIHELDIGKQQSILEKISIQVAAGCFTIVSGPTGSGKSTLLRAVLGEVTPSNGSVSVATRQIAYCSQKPWLPNGTIRDAIYGPTNGVGGIDRDAELWFQEVVDACCLTHDINSLRNGDQTQIGSRGLNLSGGQRQRVALARALFARRRIILLDDTFSGLDVDTEQTVFKNLLGSAGLLRRSKATVVLVSNSSQYFQSADHVVVLGNRRVIDQGKWQNIKVRASSIAKFASSVKVDKNVILSGNFDKLAAQLRARDETQQDLSRKNGDPALYGYYLGFIDGMNIFLFLATTMSYGFFIVIPQYWLQLWTESGAASTSFYVGGFLFLSTMSWAMTSAQMWSVLIRLAPQSGSRLHQRLLQIVASAPLSYFSETDNGSILNRFGQDVQLIDKQLPAAVQNVVPQIFKLLMQVILLGMAEKWLIVPFSICMVVVYLVEGLETIRSFGWTEAVIRKSVQSISNSQRPEFVSLCLQRWLSIVLDSMASAVATSVVAMAVALRAHVSGAQVGIALNIMLVANTTLLKLVENWTTLETSIGAVARSQTLEKTTPVEGGRPRDFKLAADWPSRGHIEFKNVTASYEVGLVALQNIRLTVAAGQKLVVIGRTGSGKSTLVLTLLRLLELQSGISQDPLLFLNESLRFNLDPDSSVSEDVLIRALAQTGLQSHFFHGGSNSTDELAATIKTPDVGEHPVLDQKLSLLQELSVGQSQLFALSRALVKAALLRHLGLKPVVVLDEVTSSLDTATESAIYTIIDDEFTKRGHTVIIVAHRLGVLEKHIKVGRDAVALLADGRLREVVRFSTSTTSQHWTRM, encoded by the exons ATGAAGTCGCCCAGCATCGCTTACGACAATGGCGAGGCCACCACGCTAATGGGCATTGATGCCGAGATTCTTGATAGCGTCACCGAAATGATGCACGAAACGTGGGCACAGGTCATCGAAGTGCTCGTGGGTATAGGGCTTCTCGCTAGGCAGGTTGGCTGGATCTGGCCTCTTCCACTCATTTTGatatact CCTTGCCAAAGGGCTTGGAGCAGCGCAACACAAGATCGTTTAGCGGCAACAAGCTGTGTG CACGGCGCATCCAAGAACTTCGGAAGCTGGAACTCTACGCAGCCTCGAAACTTGGATGGATCATGGTATACTACAACGCGTCCG CTAATGCTCTCGGGATATTTTCTCCGGCTATCACTTTGGTTATTtacgccgtcctcgcttCGACTCGTGGAGACGCCTTGAATACAGAAACAGCGTTCACTACCATGGCGATATTGAGCATGGTTACGCACCCGGCAAACATGATCATGACCATTGTCCCTCGAGCGATGGCAGCATTTGCTGCATTTGAACGAATCCAATCATTCCTGCTTCGAAGATATTCGCAAGCAAGTCGTGGATCGCTACCTCCAATTGCTTCCCAAACGTTTTCCGGCGTTCCGGGACATGCGGAGAGACCGAGCATTGCCATTCAAATTCATGAGCTTGACATTGGCAAACAACAATCCATCTTGGAGAAAATAAGCATTCAAGTAGCCGCTGGATGCTTTACGATAGTATCGGGCCCTACCGGCAGCGGCAAGTCAACGTTGCTGCGTGCAGTTCTGGGAGAAGTGACCCCTTCCAACGGGTCTGTCAGTGTAGCAACACGACAGATAGCATACTGCTCTCAGAAACCCTGGTTGCCAAATGGCACCATCAGAGACGCCATTTACGGCCCGACGAATGGTGTTGGAGGGATTGACCGAGATGCTGAACTCTGGTTTCAGGAGGTAGTGGATGCGTGTTGTCTCACCCACGACATCAATTCCCTCCGCAACGGGGACCAGACGCAAATTGGAAGTAGGGGCCTCAACTTATCCGGAGGGCAGCGACAGCGTGTA GCTCTTGCGCGAGCGTTGTTTGCAAGACGCCGCATAATCCTCCTTGATGACACCTTCAGCGGGCTAGACGTTGATACAGAGCAAACTGTTTTTAAAAATTTATTGGGCTCGGCTGGCCTATTAAGGCGATCGAAGGCTACGGTGGTCCTCGTTTCGAACTCGT CTCAGTATTTTCAATCCGCGGATCACGTTGTTGTTTTGGGAAACCGTAGAGTTATAGATCAAGGAAAGTGGCAGAACATAAAGGTAAGAGCATCCTCCATTGCTAAGTTCGCTTCCAGCGTAAAAGTCGATAAAAATGTCATTCTCTCGGGAAACTTTGACAAACTCGCGGCCCAATTGCGAGCAAGAGACGAAACGCAGCAAGATCTTTCCAGAAAAAATGGAGATCCCGCTCTATACG GTTACTATCTGGGGTTTATCGACGGCATGAACATCTTTCTCTTCCTCGCCACCACAATGTCATATGGCttcttcatcgtcatcccCCAGTACTGGCTCCAGCTTTGGACCGAATCAGGTGCCGCAAGCACGTCATTCTACGTGGGAGGATTCCTCTTCCTATCCACGATGTCTTGGGCCATGACCAGCGCTCAGATGTG GTCCGTTCTAATTCGACTTGCTCCGCAATCTGGGTCGCGTTTGCACCAACGTTTGCTGCAAATCGTGGCAAG CGCCCCTTTGTCGTACTTTTCCGAAACCGATAATGGCTCGATTCTAAACAG ATTTGGCCAAGATGTCCAGCTCATTGACAAGCAGTTGCCAGCGGCAGTGCAAAATGTCGTCCCTC AAATCTTCAAGCTACTCATGCAAGTTATACTTTTGGGCATGGCTGAGAAGTGGCTCATTGTGCCATTTTCGATCTGCATGGTCGTTGTCTACCTT GTTGAAGGTCTTGAAACAATTCGGTCGTTTGGCTGGACCGAGGCCGTGATACGGAAGAGCGTACAAAGCATCAGCAACTCCCAGCGACCGGAATTTGTTTCCTTGTGTCTCCAAAGGTGGCTCAGTATTGTGCTGGATTCTATGGCCTCGGCTGTTGCAACAAGCGTTGTTGCGATGGCCGTTGCACTGCGAGCGCATGTTAGCGGTGCACAAGTAGGAATTGCACTCAACATCATGCTTGTGGCGAACACAACATTGCTGAAGCTTGTGGAAAACTGGACTACGTTAGAAACATCTATTGGTGCCGTTGCTCGCTCTCAGACGCTCGAGAAAACAACCCCGGTGGAGGGTGGAAGGCCTCGAGACTTCAAACTTGCTGCGGACTGGCCTTCCAGGGGGCACATCGAATTCAAAAACGTCACCGCATCCTACGA GGTTGGCTTAGTTGCGCTGCAGAACATACGTTTGACTGTTGCCGCGGGCCAGAAACTCGTGGTTATCGGGCGCACTGGAAG CGGTAAAAGCACTCTGGTCTTGACCCTTTTAcgtctcctcgagctgcaaTCTGGTA TATCTCAGGACCCCCTTCTTTTCCTCAACGAGAGCTTACGCTTCAACTTGGATCCCGACAGCTCAGTATCAGAAGATGTCCTCATCCGTGCATTGGCGCAAACGGGACTGCAGTCGCATTTTTTTCACGGCGGCTCGAACTCGACTGACGAATTAGCGGCGACGATCAAGACTCCAGATGTTGGTGAACATCCAGTTCTTGATCAGAAACTCTCACTGCTACAGGAGCTCTCCGTAGGGCAATCTCAGCTGTTTGCGCTCAGCCGAGCGCTCGTGAAGGCTGCTCTGCTACGGCATCTTGGACTGAAGCCCGTGGTCGTGCTGGATGAGGTTACGTCTTCCCTCGACACTGCAACGGAATCGGCCATCTATACCATCATCGACGATGAGTTTACCAAACGAGGCCACAcggtcatcatcgtcgcccaCAGACTCGGCGTCTTGGAGAAACACATAAAGGTCGGAAGGGACGCTGTAGCGTTGTTGGCAGATGGTAGATTGCGCGAGGTCGTTCGGTTCTCAACCTCGACAACCTCCCAACATTGGACGCGGATGTAA